Below is a window of Chloroflexia bacterium SDU3-3 DNA.
GCCGAGGCCTGGGATCCAGTCGAACGCGTCGATCATCTGGAAGCCGGGGGCGCTCCTGTCGAAGAGCGCGGCGGCCACCACGGCGATCACCAGCGTGACAAAGCCGAAGACCAGCGCGACCGTGCGTGCCAGCTGGGGCTGCTCCTTGGGCAGAAACAGCAGCGCGAGCGCGCCGACGAGCGGCAGCCAGAGCGCCAGCGAGATAAGTGGGAGACCAATCACAACCTACTCCTGTTCGGCATGCAGCGCCCAGCGCTGCGCAAAACGGCATGCTGCCGCCTGCTGCATGCCGAATGTCTACCGAAGCACAAAGTACCCCAGCAGCAGCACAACGCCGCCGAAGAACACCAACACATAGTTGCGGATCATACCGCTCTGGAGCGAGCGGAAGCCGCGCGACAGCGCGCCGACCAGCTTGCCCAGGCCCTCCACTAGCACGCCCTGGATGCCCTGCTGGTCGAACACCTCGCCCACCCAGGCCGAGAAGCCGTTGTACGGGCGGGCGAAGACATAGCTGTAGAGCCAGTCGATCCCGATGCCGTGCTCGGCTGCGGTCCAGATGTCGCCGGTGTAGTGGTACAGCGGGTCGGTCTTGCCCAGGCGGATGCGCGCGGCCCAGTCGGATCGGGCGTAGAGCCACCAGCCGCCAAACAGTGAGCCAGCCGACAGCAGCAGGGTGACGACGGCCAGGATGCCGTTGCCCAGGGTGTACTCCTCGGCGGCCTCGCCCAGCACCGGCTCAAGGTAGTGGTGCAGCGGGGCTAGGCCGGGCATGTTGATCGCGCCGCCCAGCACGGTGAGCACGGCCAGGATGATCAGCGGGGTGGTCATCAGGCTGCCGCTCTCGTGCGGGTGGTAGCTGGTGTCGCGCTGGGTGCCCCAGAAGATCAGGGCCAGCTGGCGGCCAACGTAGAAGGCCGTGAGCATGGCGGCGATGATCAGGAAGACGGCGAGCGTGGGGTTGCCCACATGGCCGGTCTCGGCGGTGCCGAACCAGGCGGCGGCGATGATCTCATCCTTCGACCAGAACCCGGCGAAGGGGAAGATACCCGCCAGCGCCAGCCCGCCCACCGCGAAGGCGCGGAAGGTGAGCGGCAGCTTGGTGCGCAGGCCGCCCATGTGGCGCATGTCCTGGATGTCGTGGGTGGCGTGGATGACCGACCCGGCGGCCAGGAACAGCAGGGCCTTGAAGAAGCCGTGGGTCAGCAGGTGGAACATGGCCGTGGTGGTCGCGCCCATACCGGCGGCCACCACCATGTAGCCCAGCTGCGAGACGGTGGAGTAGGCCAGCACGCGCTTGATGTCCCACTGCGCGATCGCGCTGACCGCGCCGATCAGCACGGTGAACAGGCCGAAGGCCACGATCATGCCGGGCACCCAGCTGTCCAGCGTGCCGATGCTGCTGAACAGGGTGCGGTTGCGGGCCATCAGGTACACGCCGGATGTGACCATGGTGGCCGCGTGGATGAGCGCCGAGACCGGCGTGGGGCCAGCCATAGCGTCGGGCAGCCAGGTGAACAGTGGCAGCTGGGCCGACTTGCCGGTGACGCCCACGAACAGCAGCAGGCCGATGATGCCCACCACGCTCATGCTGCCGAACGCGCCCATGTCGATGTTGCCGCCGTAGCTGGCCAGCTTCTCTAGGAAGCCATTGCCGCCGTCGTAGAAGGCCAGCGTGCCAAAGTGCGTGAAGAGCAGCAGCATGGCCAGGATGACGCCAGCGTCGCCGACGCGGTTCATCACAAAGGCCTTGATCGCCGCGCCCGCAGGCACGATCCCCGGCTCGACCGACTTGCGCTCGAACCAGAAGCCGATCAGCAGGAACGAGGCGAGGCCCACGCCCTCCCAGCCGAGGAAGAGCAGCAGCATGTTATTCGCCATGATCAGCACCAGCATCATGAAGATGAACAGGTTCAGATAGGCGAAGAAGCGGACGGCGCGGCTGTCGCCGTGGATG
It encodes the following:
- the nuoL gene encoding NADH-quinone oxidoreductase subunit L; protein product: MSNLTWIVLLIPAFPLLGFLLNTFVIREERTAGLLASTMTGLAFLATLLASAVLAQQPEGQRILVNLYSWFSIGDFSVSVGVLFDQLTVVMALLVTGVGTLIHVYSIGYIHGDSRAVRFFAYLNLFIFMMLVLIMANNMLLLFLGWEGVGLASFLLIGFWFERKSVEPGIVPAGAAIKAFVMNRVGDAGVILAMLLLFTHFGTLAFYDGGNGFLEKLASYGGNIDMGAFGSMSVVGIIGLLLFVGVTGKSAQLPLFTWLPDAMAGPTPVSALIHAATMVTSGVYLMARNRTLFSSIGTLDSWVPGMIVAFGLFTVLIGAVSAIAQWDIKRVLAYSTVSQLGYMVVAAGMGATTTAMFHLLTHGFFKALLFLAAGSVIHATHDIQDMRHMGGLRTKLPLTFRAFAVGGLALAGIFPFAGFWSKDEIIAAAWFGTAETGHVGNPTLAVFLIIAAMLTAFYVGRQLALIFWGTQRDTSYHPHESGSLMTTPLIILAVLTVLGGAINMPGLAPLHHYLEPVLGEAAEEYTLGNGILAVVTLLLSAGSLFGGWWLYARSDWAARIRLGKTDPLYHYTGDIWTAAEHGIGIDWLYSYVFARPYNGFSAWVGEVFDQQGIQGVLVEGLGKLVGALSRGFRSLQSGMIRNYVLVFFGGVVLLLGYFVLR